Proteins from a single region of Dysosmobacter acutus:
- a CDS encoding carbohydrate-binding protein has product MSFNSHDCETVSMKEAQEQEKNNPVTQIAAASIAFVVLAEGGQIDDVTATENVEQFAPWAYPIAYKKGNIRRYGSDLYRCNQDHTSQADWTPAAAASLWSKIGDPTEEWPEWSQPVGAHDAYNAGAKVSHNGKHWTSDVASNVWEPGVYGWTEVTA; this is encoded by the coding sequence ATGTCTTTCAACTCGCACGACTGCGAAACCGTCAGCATGAAGGAAGCCCAGGAACAGGAAAAGAACAACCCCGTCACCCAGATCGCGGCGGCGTCCATCGCCTTCGTGGTCCTGGCGGAGGGCGGCCAGATCGACGACGTCACCGCCACGGAGAACGTCGAGCAGTTCGCCCCCTGGGCCTACCCGATCGCCTACAAAAAGGGCAATATCCGCCGCTACGGTTCCGACCTGTACCGGTGCAACCAGGACCACACTTCGCAAGCCGACTGGACCCCCGCGGCCGCCGCGTCCCTGTGGTCGAAGATCGGCGACCCGACGGAGGAATGGCCGGAATGGTCCCAGCCGGTCGGCGCCCATGACGCCTATAACGCCGGCGCGAAGGTGTCCCATAACGGGAAGCACTGGACGTCCGACGTCGCGTCGAACGTCTGGGAACCTGGCGTCTACGGTTGGACGGAGGTGACGGCATGA